A single Oligoflexia bacterium DNA region contains:
- a CDS encoding ATP-binding protein, with product MSTLLISSRYIKPQVLDDLQRKMVFVGGPRQVGKTTFAQSLIRGYKPNHVAYLNWDDREQRDKILNKIWPANQKLIIFDEIHKYARWRNLLKGYFDTQKENHSFLVTGSARLDHYRRGGDSLLGRYHYYRMHPFSLPELNYESGALKTLLQFGGFPEPLLRQEDRTLRRWHIERLTRLIEEDLRDLEHVRELSLIERLAEALPLRVGSPLSIKNLAEDLEVDFKTADRWITILENLYFAFRISPYGAPKIRAVKKEQKLYLWDWSQIPSPGARLENLVASHLLKYCHYIEDTESYRMELRFLRDTDRREIDFVVIKDKKPIFAVECKTGEKSISPHIAYFAARTNIPAFYQVHLGKKDFGHPKSGRVLPFEVFCKELKLV from the coding sequence ATGTCTACTTTACTCATAAGCAGCCGATACATTAAACCTCAGGTTTTAGACGACTTACAAAGAAAAATGGTCTTTGTCGGAGGGCCTAGACAAGTAGGCAAAACGACTTTTGCTCAATCTCTTATTCGTGGTTACAAACCAAACCACGTGGCCTATTTGAACTGGGATGATCGTGAACAGCGCGATAAAATTCTCAATAAAATATGGCCTGCAAATCAAAAACTAATTATCTTTGATGAAATACACAAATATGCTCGTTGGCGTAATTTACTTAAAGGTTACTTTGATACGCAAAAAGAAAATCACTCATTCTTGGTAACGGGTTCAGCTCGCCTTGATCATTACCGCAGAGGTGGTGATTCACTTCTTGGAAGATACCATTACTACCGAATGCACCCGTTTTCGCTTCCTGAATTAAATTATGAATCTGGCGCATTAAAAACCTTACTGCAATTCGGTGGATTTCCAGAACCGTTATTGCGACAAGAAGACCGCACTTTAAGACGATGGCATATTGAGCGACTCACGCGACTCATCGAAGAAGATCTGCGCGATCTCGAACATGTTCGTGAGTTATCATTAATTGAACGTCTCGCTGAGGCCCTACCACTGCGCGTTGGTTCACCTCTTTCAATAAAAAATTTGGCTGAAGATCTAGAAGTTGATTTTAAAACAGCCGATCGATGGATCACCATCTTAGAAAATCTATACTTCGCATTTCGTATTTCACCCTATGGGGCGCCTAAAATTCGGGCCGTCAAAAAAGAACAAAAACTTTATCTCTGGGATTGGAGCCAGATACCCTCACCGGGCGCACGCTTGGAAAATCTTGTAGCCAGTCATCTTTTAAAATACTGTCATTACATTGAAGATACTGAAAGTTACCGAATGGAACTTCGATTTTTAAGAGATACAGATCGTCGTGAAATTGATTTCGTTGTAATCAAAGATAAAAAACCGATTTTTGCTGTAGAATGTAAGACAGGTGAGAAATCGATTTCTCCACATATCGCATATTTTGCAGCACGCACAAATATTCCAGCATTCTATCAGGTACATCTTGGCAAAAAAGATTTTGGCCATCCAAAATCTGGTCGCGTACTGCCGTTTGAAGTATTTTGCAAAGAGCTCAAATTGGTTTAA
- a CDS encoding Ig-like domain-containing protein, with product MTPEIKSLLDLISKNKFEIVGVKAIAGNDVVYDEWLGTITDFELLWKESKKAAKYEVTIKNGVNSAIVCNTITISGAIKTTINGGLCTPALVVNASYTANVTAIDSDGKKIEAKPFQFTTDMSPPNTPSFNFPSGATNITNTAYTFDWNGGDVGASGMDKYMVEILTGTTCGSGTIVSTAYFINQNFTLNSWANGVKHFARVTAYDKAGNSSGPVCSNDVTSDTTPSATMSLISATTNPVTAGATSVITVMTKNAGGVPITTGGATVTFSKTNGTSLSSGTFSAVTDNSDGTYTTIFTGTTSGSATTIQAVLNATTMSNNVGMTVNPGASVAAAIVLPGQTFTNGTGVSGSPPVFNTTSGYTATVYAVDAFNNINIGDNISPVDFDTITDILDTEVSASIFVSGAKTFTIDPVETGTNEVFRVYAFSNTYDTAPYTVVPGIPTQLVVVMPGQTFNNGGQISLTNAITETPSPQTAGIAYNINVYALDADFNLVTTATPLVAITSDDGAAVLPTSQNLVNGTNTFSVENRTAGPSIWKLSATSDGYLSPLTPMYTVIPGAINNFIVSGISSSTTAGVANTMTVTAKDAFSNVKTNYTGTVVFTSGDPQSVLPATYTFVGGDNGSHTFTSGVTLKTAGVWSVTATVDSASGSHTSINVSAAAATTLVYTTFPSIPQADQCMEFQVNAKDDYGNAQNATSTLAVSGYPGTATVYTNNICTTTGSLNMSGISNKFFYMRDTAMGSYNLIVGGTSVPLSSVSQNLNMTNKLTWGEGWDGIGTVSSNINVMTDTATISGRTFSAIRKLNGVAGSDKVLTLGGASITGTDFTAGDEIMWIVMGQGDGSACNGGSIGSGDYGFARVTSTSTSTLTLDRPLPTGIIGANLIAAATPGTNFCRIQIVRVANLIDLNIYASLAITSDLYTHTTGTGGIVAFRVKNTFAVISGASSINVTGIGYQNGNAGSTIGTSFQGTSHTGDGQQIPVTSNTTGGAAGFISGPTSTGGGGAGNAGKGGFGGGAGTGFNSTYAPGCTGTVCDINKIVAGAGGGGADNDSAPGGRGGGIIMIFAKNISGGTLNLIANGNPGSSITSSDGKGAGGGAAGMIRSLTCELKSGSTLTPSAIGGNGGVGGGSGSASKGGGAGGGGAIFNQVFTLNGTVTSPIVAGGSGGTSSGVNGVSGEAGFISNTSGVSCPP from the coding sequence GTGACTCCAGAAATTAAATCACTTCTTGATCTCATATCAAAAAATAAATTTGAAATCGTTGGCGTGAAAGCCATAGCCGGAAATGATGTTGTTTATGATGAATGGCTTGGAACCATTACCGACTTTGAACTTCTTTGGAAGGAATCAAAAAAAGCCGCTAAGTACGAAGTCACAATTAAAAATGGAGTAAACTCAGCCATTGTTTGTAATACAATAACAATCTCAGGTGCAATAAAGACGACCATTAATGGCGGCTTATGTACGCCAGCCTTAGTCGTCAATGCTTCCTACACAGCAAATGTAACCGCTATTGATAGCGATGGCAAAAAGATTGAAGCAAAACCATTTCAGTTTACTACTGACATGAGCCCACCCAATACACCCAGCTTCAATTTTCCTTCTGGCGCAACAAACATCACCAATACTGCTTACACATTTGATTGGAACGGTGGCGACGTTGGTGCTTCAGGCATGGATAAATATATGGTTGAAATTCTCACAGGTACAACTTGCGGATCAGGAACTATAGTTTCAACCGCTTATTTTATAAATCAAAATTTCACATTAAATAGTTGGGCAAATGGTGTTAAGCATTTTGCTCGTGTCACAGCTTACGATAAAGCTGGTAATTCAAGTGGACCCGTTTGTTCAAATGACGTCACAAGTGACACTACTCCGAGCGCAACAATGAGTCTTATAAGTGCTACGACCAATCCAGTTACAGCAGGTGCTACTTCTGTAATCACGGTTATGACAAAAAATGCTGGAGGCGTACCCATCACTACAGGTGGCGCTACAGTTACATTTTCTAAAACCAATGGAACAAGTTTAAGTTCAGGCACTTTTTCTGCAGTAACTGATAATAGTGACGGTACATATACAACTATATTTACTGGTACAACTTCTGGTTCAGCGACCACAATTCAAGCTGTGCTTAACGCAACGACAATGTCGAACAACGTAGGAATGACTGTAAATCCCGGCGCCTCCGTAGCTGCAGCTATCGTCTTACCAGGCCAAACCTTTACGAATGGGACTGGTGTAAGTGGATCGCCTCCAGTGTTTAATACCACATCAGGATACACAGCCACAGTCTACGCTGTGGATGCTTTCAATAACATTAACATCGGAGACAATATATCGCCTGTAGATTTCGATACGATTACTGACATCTTAGATACAGAAGTTAGTGCTTCCATTTTTGTAAGTGGAGCTAAAACATTTACTATTGACCCTGTGGAAACAGGAACTAACGAAGTATTTAGAGTATACGCTTTTTCAAATACGTACGATACAGCACCATATACTGTTGTACCTGGAATACCTACCCAGCTAGTGGTTGTAATGCCTGGACAAACATTTAATAATGGCGGACAAATATCTTTAACAAATGCCATCACTGAAACACCCTCACCACAAACAGCTGGCATCGCATATAATATTAATGTTTACGCACTTGATGCTGATTTTAATCTTGTAACAACAGCTACACCGCTTGTGGCAATAACTAGCGACGATGGTGCGGCTGTATTGCCTACTTCTCAGAATTTAGTCAATGGTACAAATACTTTCTCGGTAGAAAACCGAACTGCTGGCCCAAGTATTTGGAAACTCTCTGCCACATCTGATGGTTACTTAAGTCCACTTACCCCGATGTACACTGTAATTCCAGGTGCGATAAATAATTTTATTGTTTCAGGAATCAGTAGCTCCACAACTGCAGGCGTTGCAAATACAATGACAGTCACAGCAAAAGATGCTTTCAGCAATGTGAAAACGAATTATACGGGGACAGTTGTATTCACCTCAGGTGATCCTCAAAGTGTTTTACCTGCAACCTATACATTCGTTGGTGGTGATAATGGTAGTCACACTTTCACAAGTGGCGTCACTCTAAAAACCGCAGGCGTTTGGTCAGTTACAGCTACTGTTGACAGCGCCTCTGGATCTCATACAAGCATTAACGTTAGTGCTGCTGCCGCTACTACATTAGTCTATACAACATTTCCATCAATTCCACAGGCTGATCAATGTATGGAATTTCAAGTCAACGCCAAAGACGATTATGGAAACGCACAAAATGCGACATCAACATTAGCGGTCTCTGGTTATCCAGGCACGGCCACAGTTTACACTAATAATATTTGTACTACGACTGGCTCACTCAATATGTCGGGAATTTCTAACAAGTTTTTTTATATGCGTGATACCGCCATGGGATCTTATAATCTCATCGTCGGTGGTACGAGCGTACCTCTAAGCAGTGTTAGCCAAAATTTAAATATGACCAACAAACTCACGTGGGGTGAAGGGTGGGATGGAATTGGCACTGTTTCATCAAACATAAACGTAATGACAGACACTGCCACAATTTCAGGTCGTACTTTTTCAGCTATACGAAAATTAAATGGCGTTGCCGGCTCAGATAAAGTTTTAACGTTAGGCGGCGCCAGCATTACAGGAACCGACTTTACTGCTGGTGATGAAATTATGTGGATCGTCATGGGCCAAGGCGATGGTTCAGCTTGCAACGGAGGCTCCATTGGCTCGGGTGATTATGGCTTTGCTCGTGTTACATCTACATCTACAAGCACCCTCACTCTTGATCGCCCATTACCCACGGGCATTATTGGAGCCAATTTAATTGCGGCTGCAACACCAGGTACAAATTTTTGTCGTATACAAATTGTGCGTGTCGCAAATTTAATTGATTTAAATATCTACGCTAGCCTTGCCATAACATCCGATCTCTACACCCACACAACTGGCACCGGAGGAATTGTTGCCTTCAGAGTTAAAAATACATTTGCTGTTATCTCAGGTGCATCTTCAATTAATGTAACTGGCATTGGTTATCAAAATGGAAATGCTGGTTCGACCATAGGAACAAGCTTTCAAGGCACAAGTCATACTGGCGATGGACAACAAATTCCTGTAACTTCAAATACAACTGGCGGAGCTGCAGGATTCATCAGCGGCCCCACAAGCACTGGTGGTGGTGGGGCGGGCAATGCTGGTAAGGGTGGTTTCGGTGGTGGTGCAGGTACAGGTTTTAACTCAACTTACGCTCCCGGATGTACTGGAACCGTATGCGATATAAATAAAATTGTAGCAGGCGCTGGTGGTGGCGGAGCTGATAATGATAGTGCTCCCGGAGGAAGAGGTGGAGGTATCATCATGATCTTTGCAAAAAATATTTCTGGTGGAACACTTAATCTCATAGCAAATGGAAACCCAGGTTCAAGCATTACCTCCTCGGATGGAAAAGGAGCGGGCGGTGGTGCCGCAGGAATGATTAGATCACTTACTTGTGAACTCAAATCTGGCTCAACTCTCACACCATCCGCAATTGGCGGTAATGGTGGAGTTGGAGGAGGATCAGGTTCAGCATCAAAAGGTGGTGGAGCTGGTGGTGGTGGCGCCATTTTCAATCAAGTATTTACTCTCAATGGAACAGTAACTTCACCGATTGTGGCTGGTGGTAGCGGTGGTACTTCCTCTGGCGTCAACGGCGTCAGCGGAGAAGCAGGATTCATCTCAAACACATCCGGCGTCAGCTGCCCCCCATAA
- a CDS encoding DUF4143 domain-containing protein, which produces MVFIEKRKHWLQKIENAWKEKSIVWLRGVRRSGKTTLCKSIPGVELFDCELPRVRRSLEDPESFFSNLMSKTIALDEIHRLDNPSEVLKIAADYFPKLRVIATGSSTLGAHKKFKDTLTDRKREVWLTPMNSKDLDIFDHIKTNDRLLKGGLPGFSLKPEYQESDFKDWVDSFWAKDVQSQFSIRKSDSFLKFFELLALQSGGLFEAQSFAAPCGVSHNTINSFVNVLELTNVALRLRPYSKNKNREITSASKIFFFDTGFISYFHGWTELHSRDLGYLWEHLALNELLYTHDIRDIHHWRDKAKNEIDFVIKTRGKEPIAIECKWKAENFNPKCLYHFRSYHPGTKNYVVAEDVSKPYVKKIGEHKVTFVGLSQLSEVGK; this is translated from the coding sequence ATGGTATTTATAGAAAAGCGTAAGCATTGGCTTCAAAAAATTGAAAACGCATGGAAAGAAAAATCGATAGTTTGGCTTCGTGGTGTTCGTCGTTCGGGTAAAACAACGCTCTGTAAGTCTATTCCCGGAGTCGAATTATTTGACTGCGAACTTCCCCGGGTCCGTCGCTCGCTTGAAGATCCAGAAAGTTTTTTCTCAAACCTCATGTCAAAGACTATAGCTCTTGATGAAATTCATCGCCTAGATAATCCTTCAGAGGTTTTAAAGATAGCGGCAGATTATTTTCCTAAGTTGCGTGTTATCGCAACGGGTTCATCAACTTTGGGGGCCCATAAGAAATTTAAAGACACACTCACTGACCGCAAGCGAGAAGTATGGCTAACACCGATGAATAGTAAAGATCTTGATATTTTTGATCATATAAAAACCAATGATCGACTCTTAAAGGGTGGGCTTCCTGGATTTTCTTTAAAACCTGAATATCAAGAATCTGATTTTAAAGACTGGGTTGATTCATTTTGGGCAAAAGATGTACAGAGTCAATTTTCGATTCGCAAATCTGACAGCTTTCTTAAATTCTTTGAACTTTTGGCACTTCAAAGTGGAGGTCTATTTGAAGCGCAATCTTTTGCCGCCCCCTGTGGTGTTTCACATAATACGATTAATTCTTTCGTTAATGTTTTAGAACTCACTAATGTGGCTCTTCGATTAAGGCCTTATTCAAAAAATAAAAATAGAGAAATTACTTCAGCCTCAAAAATATTTTTTTTCGATACTGGTTTTATTTCTTATTTTCATGGTTGGACCGAGCTCCATAGCCGAGATTTGGGTTATTTGTGGGAACATCTAGCCTTGAACGAGCTGCTTTACACTCACGATATACGAGATATTCATCATTGGCGTGATAAAGCAAAAAATGAAATAGACTTTGTTATTAAAACTCGAGGTAAAGAACCCATTGCTATCGAATGCAAATGGAAAGCTGAAAATTTTAACCCAAAGTGTCTTTATCATTTTCGATCATATCACCCGGGCACTAAAAATTATGTTGTCGCAGAAGATGTGAGTAAGCCCTATGTAAAAAAAATTGGTGAGCATAAGGTCACGTTTGTTGGGCTATCGCAGTTAAGCGAAGTTGGGAAGTAA
- a CDS encoding ATP-binding protein, protein MIVKRDLLGKLQASTSLEAVLLWGPRQVGKTTLLMELKPASTLFLDDLSLRQRAQKDPAFVLDDHKLPCLIDEVQYAPNIFSEIKLRIDRLRRTRLKTGKKSSTLYYLTGSNRLLLDQNVKESLAGRCHLYSMHGFSVREILAHFPELPIKTLLWRGGFPELYINQEMSPQRYLNDYILSFIEKDIAASAGIEKLGEFQTVLGLLAARTAQFLNVSEVAGAAGVDQKTIQSWIDILQRNHIIELVEPFHSNLSKRITKMKKLFFYDVGLCARLQGHNDESLLWNSSQAGGLFETLVFSEIIKTKDNFLKDWRLFTWRTKEKNEIDFILQNGSDYTFLEAKLAIHGAMPFKLDAEAKKVFKLPHKKIVVIAGGEQINLDKETMASPIHSLGSLLLK, encoded by the coding sequence ATGATTGTAAAGAGAGACCTTTTAGGTAAATTGCAGGCATCAACGAGCCTAGAGGCGGTCTTGCTTTGGGGCCCAAGACAGGTTGGTAAGACTACTTTGCTAATGGAGCTTAAGCCCGCCTCAACACTTTTTTTAGATGATCTTTCACTTCGTCAAAGAGCCCAAAAAGATCCGGCCTTCGTATTAGATGATCACAAACTTCCATGCCTTATTGATGAGGTTCAGTATGCTCCTAATATATTTTCTGAGATAAAATTAAGAATTGATAGGTTGCGCAGAACAAGACTTAAGACAGGTAAAAAATCATCTACCCTTTATTATCTGACGGGTTCAAATCGTCTTTTACTCGATCAGAATGTAAAAGAATCATTGGCGGGGCGTTGCCATCTTTATTCTATGCATGGATTTTCTGTTCGAGAAATTCTTGCTCATTTTCCTGAATTGCCGATTAAAACCTTATTATGGAGGGGTGGGTTTCCTGAACTTTATATTAACCAAGAAATGTCGCCTCAAAGATATTTAAACGATTATATATTAAGCTTTATTGAAAAAGATATTGCAGCAAGTGCCGGAATTGAAAAACTCGGTGAGTTTCAAACAGTATTAGGCCTGTTAGCAGCTCGGACAGCACAATTTTTAAATGTCAGCGAAGTTGCAGGGGCAGCTGGAGTTGATCAGAAAACTATTCAATCGTGGATAGACATTTTGCAGAGAAATCACATTATTGAATTAGTTGAGCCATTTCATTCTAACTTATCTAAAAGAATTACAAAGATGAAAAAACTATTTTTTTATGACGTAGGTCTTTGTGCAAGACTTCAAGGTCATAACGATGAGTCGCTTTTATGGAATTCATCACAGGCGGGTGGGTTATTTGAAACCCTCGTGTTTTCTGAAATTATTAAAACAAAAGATAATTTTCTTAAAGATTGGCGTCTTTTCACATGGCGAACAAAAGAAAAAAACGAAATTGATTTTATTTTGCAAAATGGAAGCGATTATACATTTCTTGAAGCAAAATTAGCCATACATGGTGCGATGCCATTTAAATTAGATGCTGAAGCGAAAAAAGTATTTAAATTACCACATAAAAAAATAGTTGTCATCGCGGGTGGTGAGCAAATCAATCTTGATAAAGAGACAATGGCTTCGCCCATTCACAGTCTAGGATCGCTGCTCCTTAAATAA
- a CDS encoding ATP-binding protein, with product MWIKRDFLENWSQNQCLEALLLRGPRQIGKTSILLKMQPTIRSKIFLDDPNERHKAMQDPEFVLSQLELPTLIDEIQRAPELLYSIKKNIDEWRRERIDTNRATMPAAFRMTGSNQTEIDSALKETLAGRISIFHVHGLSVHEILGFDSATSLKQILFNGGFPELWIRPELNAVSFLNDYISTFIEKDIAQTAGVEKLSAFSTTLRLLAARIGELLNFESIGNDAGVAGKSVKDWVSLLEQNGILYILKPYHSNLNKRLIKMPKAYFIDTGLCVRLQSHQEKESILSVPQAGHLFENLVVAEAIKTRDHYGKNWNMHFWRTKEKEEIDLIVESDTVMTLLQIKLGSTRSGELQIPAALASANKKIRRAFVTAVGKRGLEADGIEIVPLQDFCQYLLEA from the coding sequence ATGTGGATTAAAAGAGATTTTTTAGAAAATTGGAGCCAAAATCAATGCCTTGAAGCTCTGTTACTCCGTGGGCCACGCCAGATCGGCAAGACATCAATACTTTTAAAGATGCAGCCCACTATACGATCAAAGATCTTTCTCGACGACCCAAATGAGCGTCATAAAGCAATGCAGGATCCTGAGTTTGTATTGTCACAACTTGAACTTCCCACATTGATTGATGAAATTCAAAGGGCACCTGAGCTTCTTTATTCAATTAAAAAAAATATTGATGAATGGCGGCGTGAACGTATTGATACCAATCGTGCGACGATGCCTGCAGCGTTTCGAATGACAGGTTCAAACCAAACTGAAATTGATAGTGCATTAAAAGAAACTCTTGCAGGTCGAATTAGTATATTTCATGTTCACGGCCTTTCGGTTCATGAGATTTTGGGATTCGATTCAGCGACAAGTCTCAAACAAATTTTATTCAATGGTGGGTTTCCTGAATTATGGATTCGACCTGAGCTCAATGCTGTTTCATTTTTGAATGATTACATTTCAACATTTATTGAAAAAGATATTGCACAAACTGCGGGGGTTGAAAAGCTATCTGCATTTTCAACAACATTACGACTTCTAGCTGCGCGCATTGGGGAGCTTCTTAATTTTGAATCAATAGGCAATGATGCGGGAGTCGCAGGAAAATCAGTAAAAGATTGGGTTTCACTTTTAGAACAAAATGGCATTTTGTACATATTAAAACCCTATCACTCTAACTTGAATAAACGTCTTATTAAAATGCCTAAGGCGTATTTTATTGATACAGGGCTTTGCGTTCGACTGCAGTCTCATCAAGAAAAAGAATCTATATTAAGTGTTCCGCAGGCAGGTCATTTATTTGAAAACCTTGTAGTGGCAGAGGCGATAAAAACCAGAGACCACTATGGTAAAAACTGGAACATGCATTTTTGGCGAACAAAAGAAAAAGAAGAAATCGATCTTATTGTTGAATCTGATACGGTCATGACACTTCTGCAAATTAAGCTGGGGTCAACACGCAGTGGTGAACTTCAAATACCAGCGGCCCTAGCTTCTGCAAATAAGAAGATACGTCGGGCTTTTGTAACCGCAGTTGGTAAAAGAGGTTTAGAAGCAGATGGAATTGAGATTGTGCCTTTACAAGATTTTTGTCAGTATTTGTTGGAAGCTTGA
- a CDS encoding helix-turn-helix transcriptional regulator yields the protein MDKRKSRIMLTPGQVVKELRHKKEWSQKILSNITGIAVANLSNIESGRSRLGEDRAILIAEALGVKPEFILFPNGFKREDLQQKLESIRKKLRHLDDAS from the coding sequence ATGGATAAAAGAAAATCAAGAATTATGCTCACTCCTGGACAAGTTGTAAAAGAGTTGCGACATAAAAAAGAATGGTCACAAAAAATTCTTTCTAACATTACAGGGATTGCCGTAGCTAATCTTTCTAATATTGAAAGCGGGCGCTCTCGTCTTGGAGAAGATAGAGCTATTTTGATTGCTGAAGCCCTGGGCGTAAAGCCTGAGTTTATTTTGTTTCCCAATGGATTTAAACGTGAAGATTTACAGCAAAAGTTGGAATCTATTCGTAAGAAGCTCAGACACCTTGATGACGCTTCATAG
- a CDS encoding type II toxin-antitoxin system mRNA interferase toxin, RelE/StbE family gives MNTRIIETHGAEKELAKAPKEIVKSYEIWARLVEEHGVAILRNFRGYHDEKLKQEWEGYRSSRLNLKWRVIYKVSQGGSLEVVNVVRVTPHDYRR, from the coding sequence TTGAATACGCGGATTATTGAAACTCATGGTGCAGAAAAAGAATTAGCCAAGGCTCCCAAAGAGATAGTGAAATCATACGAGATCTGGGCACGTTTAGTGGAAGAACATGGAGTTGCAATTTTAAGGAACTTCAGAGGCTATCACGATGAAAAATTGAAGCAAGAGTGGGAGGGCTATAGGTCATCTCGGCTCAATCTCAAGTGGCGCGTTATCTATAAGGTTAGTCAAGGAGGTTCGTTAGAAGTGGTTAATGTCGTGCGCGTAACACCTCACGATTATAGGAGATAA